The Klebsiella quasivariicola region CTTATCCCACCGGCCGACAGGAAGGTTTCAATATCCATTTCCCCGGTGCTGATCGCCACGGTGCGCCAGCGTTTCAGCTCCCGGTTGCCTCCCTCTTTGGCTCCCTGCAGCTTTCCCGCACCGTTAAACAGGGTGTAAGCAGACGTGGCAACATCTTTGGCGCTGCTGCCCTGCCCTACCTCATCAAGCGGTAACAGGCTATCGTTATGCGCCTCCGCCTCGTTGGCGATGCCAAGCGCAGTACCGTACCAGGTCAGCCGCAACGCATCCGGCTCTCCCCACAAGCTGCTCGCAATATTGGCGGTGGTGGTCTTACCGGCGCTCGACTGTTCGAACAAATGGACGCCGAAACCATCAGCACCCACCAGCCCAATAAGCGGTGCAGATAACGCCGCGGCCACGCCCAACATCATGGAAGGGTTACCGCCGGCCAGACGGGCGACTGAATCCCGCCAGCTGGCAGCCGTACCAGCAACGGCATAACCGGAAGATGCCGCGCTGCGACCGTTAAAAAGAATGGGCGTCTCTGGATCACCAATTACTTCACCATCAGGCATGATATATGCACCATGATGCCATCCAGTGGTATGGGTGATAATCCACTCATGACCCGCTCCGCACTGCTGCAGCCAGTCTGCCAGAATCGCCCTGAATGTGCTTTTCGTCGTCACGTTCACTCCGCCAGCCTTGAGAGAGCGCCAGCCATCACGCTCTCCGATATCAGCACAAGGGATCGCTCTGGTAATATCTTCGTGACCGCGCGGAGAGCGCCAGCGCAAAACAAGATAGCGTTCAGCCCCGTCACTGCCGGAACCAACCACCTCAAGCGGTGAGCACAGCCACGTTTCATTATTGATGATCTCGCCGCTATCCTTGTCCACCTTTGGCGTAATCCAGTACAGGCCATCGTGGCGGCTATCGACGCGTGGCTTTAGTTCATCGCTAGGGGTTGGCTTAGACTCCCGTTTCTTCACTGGCAGATCGACCACCGTGCTTTCCCTCCGTTCCGCTTGTTCACGCAGTCGACTCAGATAATCGTGCCAGTCCTCAGGCTGGCGATCGGGAATACCTTTATACAATTTGGCATCCTGGACACCTGCCTGCGCCAGCTTTTCACCAATAGCGTTAATCTGTATCGGTTCAATATCTCCGGCCAGATATACGCGGGCACTCCGTCGCCCTTTATCGACAATATTCAGGTTTGCCAGCTCAGCCAGCTGTTTTGGTCCCAGGTAGATAGGAGGGGTTGTATCCTCTGCAACCTGTTTACCCAGGCCTTCCTCCCATCCTTTTGCATGCGCATATGCATCTGCTCCCGCAAAAATAATCGCCTCAGTAAATTTTTCCCTGGGAAGATGTTTAAGGTTCGGTGCATTTTTCACTTAGGGATCCCTCCGCTCATCTGGAATTTACCTAACAACGGGTGATACCAGTAGGCCGATCCGTATTTACGTTTAGCGCCACGTAACACCTGCCTGGCCACTTCCCTGAATTTCTCTTCCGGCGCAACAAAGCCACCCGCTTTTAACTTCACCATCATCACGCCAGTATTTTTCGCCAGCTCTTCCGCCTTTTTGGTGGAAATACCGAACTCAGCGGCCAGAGTAGATACCGGCGCCATACCAGGGGGTATTTCTCCCCCCTGGCTGTCAGTCAGTGATTTGATCTGCAGCTCAAGGAACAGCACCTTTTCAGTCAGCAGGTCCAC contains the following coding sequences:
- a CDS encoding DUF927 domain-containing protein, which translates into the protein MKNAPNLKHLPREKFTEAIIFAGADAYAHAKGWEEGLGKQVAEDTTPPIYLGPKQLAELANLNIVDKGRRSARVYLAGDIEPIQINAIGEKLAQAGVQDAKLYKGIPDRQPEDWHDYLSRLREQAERRESTVVDLPVKKRESKPTPSDELKPRVDSRHDGLYWITPKVDKDSGEIINNETWLCSPLEVVGSGSDGAERYLVLRWRSPRGHEDITRAIPCADIGERDGWRSLKAGGVNVTTKSTFRAILADWLQQCGAGHEWIITHTTGWHHGAYIMPDGEVIGDPETPILFNGRSAASSGYAVAGTAASWRDSVARLAGGNPSMMLGVAAALSAPLIGLVGADGFGVHLFEQSSAGKTTTANIASSLWGEPDALRLTWYGTALGIANEAEAHNDSLLPLDEVGQGSSAKDVATSAYTLFNGAGKLQGAKEGGNRELKRWRTVAISTGEMDIETFLSAGGIRVKAGQLVRLLNIPMEKSTVFNGLLNGKAHADALKEAWTDNHGAAGREWVKWLAGHQQEAKQAVRDAQERWRGLIPADYGEQVHRVAERFAILEAALVTGAPVTGWGEQASRDAIQHSFNAWVKEFGTGNKEHQQIIDQCEAFLNAYGLSRFAPLPYDPASLPISNLAGYRKRKSSHDDAPLVFYTFPATFEKEIAQGFNARQFARALASAGVLSASTDGQRFQQKSPRIDGRQINVYVLQYQAEGVKE